The DNA window TCCACCCTGGGCAAGAAAATAGGATCGTCATGCAACGAGGCCTTTCCTAGCACCGTCGAGCAGGCTCCGCTGAAATGCTCCCTCGCCAGTTCAACCGTCCATGGGGCGTACTGCCCGTAGGGATAGGCAAAGACCTCGACTTCGCGACCCAACCGGTCTTGAATCGTGTGTTTCGACTCCCGCATCTCCCGCTCGGCTTCGCCACGCGTTACGACCGCCAAATCAGGATGCGTCACCGTATGGGAGCCAAACTCGACCCGGTGCCGCGCCATGTCTTCAATCTGTGGCCACGAGAGCAATGGCTGCTCACCAACCGGCGACACATGGCCGGGCCAGGAATTCTGCTTGCCGCAATAGCCGGTAATCAGGAAGACCGTGGCCGTGAAACCGAACTCCTGGAGAACCGGGAACGCCTCCCGATACACATTTTCATAGCCATCGTCGAAGGTCACTACACACGTCCGCTCCCGGAAAGGCTGCCCGGCCCGCACGAGACCTGCCGCTTCGGCCAGAGACAGCGTCTGAAACCCCTTCCGATACAGCCACTCCATCTGCCTCCTGAAAAGAGACGGCGCGGTCGAAATCACAGACCCGCTGGAGTCCAGGGAATGATAGGTGAGAATGGGAAGCCGGTACGACGTCATCGCGACCTATGGACCACTAGAGAGATCACGTTAGCTATCAGTGCCCCAGGTGAACAGCGATTAGTGTCCCTCTTTTTCCGTGAATTATCAACGTAATATGCGTCTCTCGTACCAGATCTGGAATTTCCCCGTTCGCTCGTCGAGCCAGATGACGTGCAGATAATGCGTCGTCGCGGCAAGCAGCGGAATGCCCGCATGGCCGCCGCTCTTCGACACATTCTCCTCCGGCGACCAGGTCGTGCCCCTATCGTTTGAATACCGGTAGTAGACTTCGCCGATGCCAGGTTCCCGTTGATCGCGCCATGCGAGATGGACAACATCATCCGCCGCAATCAACGAACTATGCTCGGACACACCAGGCGCGTTCGACAGCCGGATACTCGGCTCCCAGGTCGTCCCCCCATCAGGGGACCGCAGCAGATGCTGCTCGTGTGATTGGTTGTCGTCGCTGTCCTCATCGTAGCTCACCAAGACCGTACCTGACAGAGCCGCGATGTCCGGCCGTCCAGAAAATGGCGGATCGAACGTCAATCGAGTCTGAGCACTCCAGCTCTCCCCCCCATCGGTGGAGCGAAGGTAATAGACTTCCGGACACTGCCGCATCGTATAGCATGGAGGCTGCTTGTCCCGGTCATCCATCCAGACAACGTGGATCGACTCCCCATCGCTCGCCACTTGCGGCCGATTGGTCTCATAGTCCCAGGCTGGCACGAGCCGCCGCTCAGCGTCCCACGTCATACCGGCATCGCGAGAACGGAGGTAGTAGATCTCCCACTTGCCGCTGCGAAAATCGCTCCAGACCAGATCGACCCTCCGATCCGTCGCAGCCATCGAGAGGCGAAACGCGCCGGCGCCACGGGTCAGCCGCTGTTCGGACTCCCACGTCACCCCGCCATCGGCCGAGCGGCGCACATAGATATCTCCCAGGGTCCTGGGACAACACCAATCATTCGCCATGTGGAGATTGCGCAGATAGACGATATACACGTTGCGGCCCGACGCAACGATCGGATCGGTCAAATGCAGTTCTCCATAAGAGGCCACCGGCAAATCCTCGCTCCACGTTGCCCCCTCATCGCTCGATTGCCGGTAGAACAGCTCGGAGTTGGCCCCCCAGACGAGATGCACCGTCTTCCCGCTCGCCGCGATGGCGTTCTGCCAGACCCCTTCACGTTCGTCGGTCATTTGCGGAGAGGAGGGTCGCGGCGCCTTGGTGTCCAGGGTGAGCTTCGCGCAACTCACAGCCGTGAGTGCCAGCAATGCCACGGCAGGAACGAGCATCGGCTTCATCATATCGGCCTCCTGAACGCTAGCACCGTTTCCTCTGATCGGGTCAAGGATTTCGCCGGGCGGCCGGAATTGGCGCCACGCATAACGCCGCAAACCGGTTCACCATCGGCGCCAGACAGAGCGTGACGAGCACATAGGCTCCATATTCGGCGATTCTGCCCGTATTGAGCCGGCTCTCGACCGCTCGCGGCATCGCCTCCTGCAAGATAACGGGAAAGGTTCGGAAAATGACGAGGTGGAGAAGAAATATTTCTAGGCTGTACCTCCCGCAAAAGAGAACACAGGCTCTGCCGCTGCTCAGAATCGACGAGCTGGGCACATACTCGTCTATCCGCTCATACAAGTATGCGATCAACAGACAGAGCGGATAGGCCAACAACATAAACGGATACCACCAGAAGCCATAGCGCCACCTGGTGTCGGGCACAGTCAACGAGAGCACCAGACTCAGGCACACAATACCCGACAAGCCAATGACGCCGTTGACCTTCGCGCTCTCGAACCACGGCTGATCCTGTTGATGCACATACACATACCCCGCATATATGCCAAGGACGAACACGGGGAGTCGCAGCGTAAAGATGAGCAGATAGCTGAATTCGGTCGCCGTGATGGCCAGTGAAAGAAGCAGGGTGGCGAAGAGAGCCACTAGAACATTTCCTGCGAGATGGCGGGTGCCCGTATTGAAACGGATCCAACGGACAAGAAACGGAAACAGCAGATAGCACGCAACGATGGCAGGAACAAACCAAAAGAATTTATCGTTATACAGGTAAAAATTCAGGCCTGTGGCCATGGCGGCCACCCGTACAATTGAAACCGTGCCGTTGGAGAACCACTCAATGCCGTAATACAGCGCAACGGCAATCCAATAGGTCGGCAGGATCCGCATCAACCGGGCCGTATAAAACTCGCGGACCGTACACCCCTTGGACCAGCTGCAAAACAGTCCAAAGCCTGACAAGAAAAAGAAGAGATCCACGGCCCCATAGCCAAGATCTTTCACGAACTGCACAGGGAGGAACAACGCGCTCGGGAAATCGATGCGTGCATGAAACAGCACGACCCACAAAATCGCCATCCCCATGATCTCGGTCCGATAGCGGCTAATTTTCTGCAGCACGATGATCCTTCGCCGCGCTCATGACAACAGGCCGCAGCTTGGCAAAGATGGTTTCGGAAGCCAGCGCATGACCGGCCACTGACCAGTGCATATCATTTTGAAGGAAGAGGTCGGATGGCTTCGCTTGACGTGCAAAGTCTTTACGCAAATCAATACAAGGAACATCGTGCTCTACGCACCAGGCATGAAACAACGCCTGCGGCCGCCCAAAGTCATACAGCTCATCGCGAATGGAAAAAGCCGCAATGAACTCTTCACGAAGCAATGGATCGACCTGAATTTGATCTGGGATCAAAATAACTATAAGTGGAATCTGGCGATCCCGCAGATAGCCGGCCATGCGTTCAAGACTTCCTTTCACATGCCTCCAACTGGCCTCAATATTCGACGGCCATTCTTTCAGGTATATTTCACTGCGCGACTCCAGCTCTTGGAGATACCATTCCCGGCTTCTACCGAGGGGAGAGGTCTCCTGGCTGGTACGGGGGGGGGGGCGTACCCGCCAAGGCCTGCTTCACCCGCAACGCTCCCACAGTCAGCACGTAATTGACATCATGATAGAGAAACCACCTTTCAGGCCCAACATGGTCATGCACCCAGTTCCCGTTCGCATGCACATAATAGCTTTGCCCGGCGACCATCATGATCGGTTGCTCGACCTGAGCACCGCGCCGCCGGATGATGTCGTTTCCGACAAATACATTTAGCAGCACTGCATCTGGCCGAAACTGCACGCCGTATGCTTGCAGTAAATGGAACTCCTCAGGAGGCGACCAGCCCGGCACACCTAGGTTAATAATCTCGGCATTCAGCGCCTCACGCTGCAACAAGGTCTCCATCACTGCTACAAAACCTTCTTCGTACCGAACACCGCTCCCCCAGACAAAGGAATCCCCTAACGCCACGAGACGAAGATGATGATCGGAATTCTCTATAGTCCGTTCTCGATCTTTGAATCCTTGTGAGTTGGAATAGCGAATGGAGCCCAACACTTCCATATGCGGGGTCAGTTCTGCAGGCGTCTGCTTATTTCCAAACAATCCTGCCTTGGCAAGAAAAGGATCTGCCAGGCGCATGATCCCTTCACCGCACAAGGCCAGCACGACAACATTAACCAGTGCGACCTTTGCCAAACCAAACACTCTTGAATTGAGAAATCTCTGCAACGAAAGCGGGGCCAGCAAAACCCAGCCACCCCACATACTCGCGAGCACCAATGCCAAGATGATGATCTCTGTGTGGCGCCCGTGAGGAGGAAGCGGGTAAAACACAAATCCAAAGTACAGCGCCAGCACCGCATACAACAGCCCATACCCCATCGACCAGGATGCGACGATGGTGCGATGCTGAACATTGCGTTGAATACGCACGGCGGACAGCAACAACACCAGGCCCGACAAAACCGCGACACCTCCCAAGAATATAAACTTGCCTGTCTCCCGTGGAAAAGCAAGAGCCCCGTTCGTCGGAGGCCGCAGAAATTCTAGGAGGATATCGCACGCCAACAATGCGCTGGCCACACTGCCTGCGAAACACACGGTCGAAATCAAGTTCACGGACCAATGACCTGGAGCAAGCCGAGCTGTTCGCGTCACGAATTTTTCCTCATCGATCTGCTCGATTAAAGGGTTTCTCCTCTACCATACCAACCGGCTTGAACCAGCCCGCCTGCTCCAAGGCATCAAACCAGATTTGCGCCATGAGCTGCTCTCCCTTGGCGGTGAAGTGGCACCAGTCCGTATGAAACTCCGGCGTGGGGGGAACCTGTTTGGCCGGTTCAGCCAACGGAAGGCCTTCGGCGCGAGCAAGGCTGCGGACCATGTCATTGTAGAGCGGGAAGCTTCGGCGAAGCCCCTGCGGACTCAGATTGTCAAACCACCGCCCTACAGCCGGCACACCGAGGGCCGTTTCGTCGGCATTGTACTGTTCTGGCTTCCCCGCCTCATCGAGGCCATGAGAAAAGGTCCCGATGGCGACCTGCACCTTCGCGCGGCGGGCTTCGGCAATGAGGCCTTGCAGATTCTGCTCCAGCATCTTGAGTGCGGCCGCATCGACGTCGTCCCGCTTGACTTTGGAAGACCGACTGACAAGGTTGATCCGCGACCGGATTTCCATCAGCACATACGAGTGATCGACCATCCGGTTATACCAGCCAGGCGCGGAAATGCTTTCCCCTCGCGCGTATATCAGTTTGGTTTGAAGATCCGGCACCCATGACCAATTCAGATCGTTGTTCCCGTGATAGATCAGAATCGCGTCCGGCTCCAGATGGGACACACGGAGCATAAAGTTAATGCGCTGCTCGATGGACGTATATCCGGGCACACCGGCGTTCACAACCTCAAATGTCCGGTCCGGATAGGCGGCCCGCAATTTCGCTTCCAGCAGCGCCGGCCAGGCCTCGTCGTGCGACCGCACCCCCTTCCAGCCAAACGTGGTGGACTCGCCTAACGCGAAGATGCGAAAGACGCCTTTCGGTTTCGGCATGGCAATCTCGGGGCCGCGAAACCCCAAACTGTTGACTTCGACGCGAAAGGGGCCGGACTGAAACTGCAAGCCTGGAGGCAGTGCTGTCCGCAAAAATGGATTGCCCACAATATAGCCGACCGCCCGGCGGGGCATGTACCCCGCGTATTGCTCCAGCAACCGGCCGGCAACTTCCCCCAAGGTCAAGACGACGACAGCAGGAATGGCAAGGGCCACGGCCCGCTTCCACATCGGCCATGCCGCGAAGCGCGTCCGCATGTCTTGCCCGTCCTCACGCTCCATCAATCCCACCTCTCACACCTCCGGCATCGCTCAAAATATGCGGCCCCCTCTTCTTTACGGATTCCTCACCGGCACAGTATCGCGGGGAAACCGTTTCGCCATCTCTTCCGCCGCGACGCGATGAGCCAACGCATTCCAATGCGAATCGTTTTTAAACCGATATATCGGCTCGCCACCAGACCCGGCATCGAGTAAAGACAAAATATCTATACACATGACATTCTTTTCTCTGCACCAAACCAACACACGCTCGTTGACCTTCTTCTGTGCAGCAGAAAATGTTCCATCTGCCGCTTGACCTGCTATTGGCACGATCACTAGCCGTGCCATTTTTTCTTGCGTAAAGACCCGAAGCACCTCAAGCTCATCGAGCAATAATTGGAGATGGCCATCATTCGCCACTGCTGACGGCTCAGGCTGAGCAACCGGCAATCCGGCTCCGACATGGGAGGCCTCCCCCCACGCTTTATACAGTCCCTTCCAAAGATAGGAGCCGAAACAACAATGCTCATCAAACCAAAAGTCCATCCCTTTCATCCATGGCCGATACATTGGCGAAAATAGATAGCCTTCTGTGGTTGCGCGAAGGTGGGGAAGAGAGCTTTCGCGCACAAGAATCCCATTGAACAGAACATAGGGATCACGAAGCCTAT is part of the Nitrospira sp. genome and encodes:
- a CDS encoding polysaccharide deacetylase family protein is translated as MEWLYRKGFQTLSLAEAAGLVRAGQPFRERTCVVTFDDGYENVYREAFPVLQEFGFTATVFLITGYCGKQNSWPGHVSPVGEQPLLSWPQIEDMARHRVEFGSHTVTHPDLAVVTRGEAEREMRESKHTIQDRLGREVEVFAYPYGQYAPWTVELAREHFSGACSTVLGKASLHDDPIFLPRVDMYYLSSQWLMESLDTRMMDWYLGVRRAMRAVRHR
- a CDS encoding sialidase family protein, with the translated sequence MMKPMLVPAVALLALTAVSCAKLTLDTKAPRPSSPQMTDEREGVWQNAIAASGKTVHLVWGANSELFYRQSSDEGATWSEDLPVASYGELHLTDPIVASGRNVYIVYLRNLHMANDWCCPRTLGDIYVRRSADGGVTWESEQRLTRGAGAFRLSMAATDRRVDLVWSDFRSGKWEIYYLRSRDAGMTWDAERRLVPAWDYETNRPQVASDGESIHVVWMDDRDKQPPCYTMRQCPEVYYLRSTDGGESWSAQTRLTFDPPFSGRPDIAALSGTVLVSYDEDSDDNQSHEQHLLRSPDGGTTWEPSIRLSNAPGVSEHSSLIAADDVVHLAWRDQREPGIGEVYYRYSNDRGTTWSPEENVSKSGGHAGIPLLAATTHYLHVIWLDERTGKFQIWYERRILR
- a CDS encoding acyltransferase codes for the protein MLQKISRYRTEIMGMAILWVVLFHARIDFPSALFLPVQFVKDLGYGAVDLFFFLSGFGLFCSWSKGCTVREFYTARLMRILPTYWIAVALYYGIEWFSNGTVSIVRVAAMATGLNFYLYNDKFFWFVPAIVACYLLFPFLVRWIRFNTGTRHLAGNVLVALFATLLLSLAITATEFSYLLIFTLRLPVFVLGIYAGYVYVHQQDQPWFESAKVNGVIGLSGIVCLSLVLSLTVPDTRWRYGFWWYPFMLLAYPLCLLIAYLYERIDEYVPSSSILSSGRACVLFCGRYSLEIFLLHLVIFRTFPVILQEAMPRAVESRLNTGRIAEYGAYVLVTLCLAPMVNRFAALCVAPIPAARRNP
- a CDS encoding GDSL-type esterase/lipase family protein; translated protein: MRTRFAAWPMWKRAVALAIPAVVVLTLGEVAGRLLEQYAGYMPRRAVGYIVGNPFLRTALPPGLQFQSGPFRVEVNSLGFRGPEIAMPKPKGVFRIFALGESTTFGWKGVRSHDEAWPALLEAKLRAAYPDRTFEVVNAGVPGYTSIEQRINFMLRVSHLEPDAILIYHGNNDLNWSWVPDLQTKLIYARGESISAPGWYNRMVDHSYVLMEIRSRINLVSRSSKVKRDDVDAAALKMLEQNLQGLIAEARRAKVQVAIGTFSHGLDEAGKPEQYNADETALGVPAVGRWFDNLSPQGLRRSFPLYNDMVRSLARAEGLPLAEPAKQVPPTPEFHTDWCHFTAKGEQLMAQIWFDALEQAGWFKPVGMVEEKPFNRADR